Proteins from a single region of Paenibacillus sp.:
- a CDS encoding ABC transporter permease, translated as MIRLLPFVLHKLRRTPGSALAAWFGLFVAIAFAMSIPMYGDGALRQVAAHVLKQAEGGLAPASLLIKYQPRGTEPAEAADVTAAAAWLRGEWPAELGLPLLEFAERWSLRTANVRAEDAPNRFVRMRLAAQGDLEAAAELTRGRWMSAAPSAEPGGDPGGGPGEGGGGEIEAAVHEDALARNGWSVGERLVYETDGYGGARARVRVRLVGAFRPKDAGEARWHAFGDAPDALLLVSPEAFVGRFVEGREARLDAVSWYYAFDASELRSGQLRRVIEQLERADVRLAQRLEGTAVQLSFLDTMRAIRRENGALLAMLFALAAPSLALILYYTAANARQSLERQRADIAVLAGRGASPGQVVAAYAFESALLAATAFAAAVGAAWLLAQGIGSASGFLSFVRGRAFEAGLPPAAFLAGAATALLSVAANTLPALRHAKTSVVDFARERDAAADASSRFAPLADAAALAAALGGYALARSGAAPLAAGGGAASPFFALLPALFLFGGSLLVLRLFPRLAALLRRIREGRLAAPIYVTLAQLSRDSGQYRPVMLLLMMTIGMGVFDAAAARTLEANAIERILYRYGADAVLHPVWDGERDRRDIHKIYYTEPPFDRYRGLPGVAAEARVLRAEAKASAAGKPAGTAQLLALVNTEAADAAWLAERLFPVHPFLFLDALGSHPQAALVSERMAASLSLRPGDEFELRIGYEQTPVAFVVAGVIPYFPTLDPERGPFVVANLEYVFSEAPKFPYEIWLKMEPGAPLRPAVEKLVRDGLPLARVDDARGELVDRKNHPNHGGLQGILTMGFLLAIAITFAGYLGFWFFLLSRRTVQFGTLRAAGVTRRELIGMVLLEQALTAGLSIGCGLLLGNAAARLFLPLLEDAQGGAPPFRFVADGADGLRIVVVAAVMLAAGLLLVLRYMTRLRAHEAIKLGEER; from the coding sequence ATGATTCGGCTGCTGCCGTTCGTGCTGCACAAGCTGCGCCGAACGCCCGGGTCCGCGCTGGCGGCTTGGTTCGGGCTGTTCGTCGCCATCGCGTTCGCGATGAGCATCCCGATGTACGGGGACGGCGCGCTGCGCCAAGTGGCCGCCCACGTCCTGAAGCAGGCGGAAGGGGGCCTTGCGCCCGCGTCGCTGTTGATCAAATACCAGCCGCGGGGAACCGAGCCGGCGGAGGCGGCCGACGTGACGGCGGCGGCCGCCTGGCTGCGAGGCGAATGGCCGGCGGAGCTCGGGCTGCCGCTCCTCGAGTTCGCGGAACGGTGGAGCCTGCGCACCGCCAACGTCCGCGCGGAGGATGCGCCGAACCGGTTCGTCCGGATGCGGCTGGCCGCGCAGGGAGACTTGGAAGCGGCCGCCGAGCTGACGCGGGGGCGCTGGATGAGCGCCGCGCCGAGCGCCGAGCCGGGCGGCGACCCGGGCGGCGGCCCGGGAGAGGGCGGCGGCGGGGAAATCGAGGCGGCAGTGCACGAGGATGCGCTCGCGCGGAACGGCTGGAGCGTCGGCGAACGGCTCGTCTACGAGACGGACGGCTACGGCGGCGCGCGCGCCCGGGTGCGGGTGCGCCTCGTCGGCGCGTTCCGGCCGAAGGACGCGGGCGAGGCGCGCTGGCACGCCTTCGGCGACGCTCCCGACGCGCTGCTCCTCGTCTCGCCGGAGGCGTTCGTGGGCCGCTTCGTCGAAGGGCGCGAGGCGCGGCTCGACGCGGTAAGCTGGTATTACGCGTTCGACGCGTCGGAGCTGCGTTCGGGCCAGCTTCGGCGCGTCATCGAACAGCTGGAGCGCGCCGATGTCCGGCTGGCGCAGCGCCTCGAGGGGACGGCCGTGCAGCTGTCCTTCCTGGACACGATGCGCGCCATCCGGCGGGAGAACGGCGCGCTGCTGGCGATGCTGTTCGCGCTGGCGGCGCCGTCGCTCGCGCTCATTCTGTATTACACGGCCGCGAACGCCAGGCAATCGCTCGAACGGCAGCGCGCGGACATCGCCGTGCTGGCGGGCCGGGGCGCAAGTCCCGGCCAAGTGGTCGCCGCGTACGCGTTCGAGAGCGCGCTGCTCGCGGCGACGGCGTTCGCGGCCGCCGTCGGGGCCGCCTGGCTGCTCGCGCAGGGCATCGGTTCGGCGTCGGGCTTCCTGTCGTTCGTCCGCGGCCGCGCATTCGAAGCGGGCTTGCCGCCCGCCGCCTTCCTCGCCGGCGCGGCGACGGCGCTCTTGTCCGTCGCCGCCAATACGCTGCCGGCGCTCCGTCACGCGAAGACGTCCGTCGTCGACTTCGCCCGGGAGCGGGACGCGGCGGCGGACGCCTCCTCCCGGTTCGCGCCGCTCGCCGACGCCGCCGCGCTGGCGGCCGCGCTGGGCGGGTACGCGCTCGCGCGCTCCGGCGCCGCGCCGCTCGCCGCGGGCGGCGGGGCGGCGTCGCCGTTCTTCGCGCTGCTGCCGGCGCTGTTCCTGTTCGGCGGCTCGCTCCTCGTCCTGCGGCTGTTCCCGCGGCTCGCCGCGCTGCTCCGCCGCATCCGCGAAGGGCGGCTCGCCGCGCCGATCTACGTAACGCTGGCGCAGCTGTCGCGGGACTCCGGCCAATACCGTCCGGTCATGCTGCTGCTCATGATGACGATCGGCATGGGCGTCTTCGATGCCGCCGCGGCGCGCACGCTCGAGGCGAACGCGATCGAACGGATCCTGTACCGGTACGGTGCCGACGCTGTGCTGCACCCAGTGTGGGACGGCGAGCGGGATCGGCGCGACATCCACAAAATTTACTATACCGAGCCGCCCTTCGACCGGTACCGCGGCCTCCCGGGCGTGGCGGCCGAAGCGAGAGTGCTCCGCGCGGAGGCGAAGGCGTCGGCGGCGGGCAAGCCCGCCGGAACCGCGCAGCTGCTCGCGCTGGTCAACACGGAGGCGGCGGACGCCGCCTGGCTTGCGGAGCGGCTGTTCCCGGTCCATCCGTTCCTCTTCTTGGATGCGCTCGGTTCGCATCCGCAGGCGGCGCTCGTCTCCGAACGGATGGCGGCGAGCCTCAGCCTTCGGCCCGGGGACGAATTCGAGCTGAGAATCGGCTACGAACAGACGCCGGTCGCCTTCGTCGTCGCGGGTGTCATCCCGTACTTCCCGACGCTCGATCCGGAGCGGGGGCCGTTCGTTGTCGCGAACCTCGAATACGTATTTTCGGAAGCGCCGAAATTTCCGTACGAAATTTGGCTCAAGATGGAGCCGGGCGCGCCGCTTCGGCCCGCCGTCGAGAAGCTCGTCCGGGACGGGCTCCCGCTCGCGCGCGTCGACGACGCGAGGGGCGAGCTGGTCGACCGGAAAAACCACCCGAATCACGGCGGCCTGCAGGGCATCTTGACCATGGGCTTCCTGCTCGCGATCGCGATCACGTTCGCCGGGTACCTCGGGTTTTGGTTTTTCCTGCTGTCGCGGCGGACGGTCCAGTTCGGCACTCTCCGCGCGGCGGGCGTCACCAGGAGAGAGTTGATCGGCATGGTGCTGCTCGAGCAGGCGCTGACTGCGGGCTTATCGATCGGCTGCGGGCTGCTGCTCGGGAACGCGGCCGCGCGGCTGTTCCTGCCGCTGCTCGAGGACGCGCAAGGCGGTGCGCCGCCGTTCCGATTCGTCGCGGACGGCGCCGACGGCTTGCGCATCGTCGTCGTCGCGGCCGTCATGCTGGCGGCCGGGCTGCTCCTGGTGCTTCGGTATATGACGAGGCTGCGGGCGCACGAAGCGATCAAGCTGGGCGAAGAACGATGA
- a CDS encoding efflux RND transporter periplasmic adaptor subunit: MFTNWRTGGWSNRRLAAALGVCLLSASLAGSLAGCSLLPEEPRREALPDVRPLRMDPKPVYTVKRGTLAVKATASGTLIAEKKEPLFFAEEGRRIAKLYVREGDAVRAGQPIAELDVADLLTQRLRKELEQLEAEEKLTLLLREASADSEAVEKARLQLELLRLERAQLESRLSGAKLHAPFDGVIASLDAEVGDAPAAFAPIGEIADPSRLVAAAALGAADRDLLAPGMKAEVRINRYGAVEATIRRLPDPREAVDPADPASGKVILELENPPEGLVEGMPLTVSAVKEERVDALLIPTAALREQNERRYVLARHEDGSVGEVTVEVGLVTTTEAEIVAGLEEGQQVIGP; encoded by the coding sequence TTGTTTACGAATTGGAGGACGGGCGGCTGGTCTAACCGGCGGCTGGCGGCGGCGCTGGGCGTCTGCTTGCTGTCCGCCTCGCTGGCGGGATCGCTGGCGGGCTGCTCCCTGCTGCCGGAGGAGCCGCGGCGGGAGGCGCTGCCCGACGTGCGGCCGCTCCGGATGGACCCGAAGCCGGTCTATACGGTGAAACGGGGGACGCTCGCCGTCAAAGCGACCGCGAGCGGCACGTTGATCGCCGAGAAGAAGGAGCCGCTGTTTTTCGCGGAGGAGGGCCGGCGCATCGCGAAGCTGTACGTGCGGGAAGGCGACGCGGTGCGGGCCGGACAGCCGATCGCGGAGCTGGACGTCGCCGATTTGCTGACGCAGCGGCTGCGCAAAGAGCTCGAGCAGCTCGAGGCCGAGGAGAAGCTGACCTTGCTGCTGCGGGAAGCGTCGGCCGATTCGGAGGCCGTCGAGAAGGCGCGGCTGCAGCTGGAGCTGCTGCGGCTGGAGCGCGCGCAGCTCGAGAGCCGGCTCTCGGGCGCGAAGCTGCACGCCCCGTTCGACGGCGTCATCGCGTCGCTGGACGCCGAGGTCGGCGACGCGCCGGCCGCGTTCGCGCCGATCGGCGAAATCGCCGACCCGAGCCGGCTCGTCGCCGCGGCTGCGTTAGGCGCCGCCGATAGGGATTTGCTGGCGCCGGGCATGAAAGCGGAGGTGCGGATCAATCGATACGGCGCCGTCGAGGCGACGATTCGCCGCCTTCCCGATCCGCGGGAAGCCGTCGATCCGGCGGATCCCGCCTCGGGCAAGGTCATCCTCGAGCTGGAGAATCCGCCGGAGGGGCTCGTCGAAGGGATGCCGCTGACGGTCAGCGCCGTCAAGGAGGAGCGCGTCGACGCGCTCTTGATCCCGACCGCGGCGCTGCGCGAGCAGAACGAGCGGCGGTACGTGCTGGCGCGGCACGAGGACGGCAGCGTCGGGGAGGTGACCGTCGAGGTCGGCCTCGTCACGACGACGGAGGCGGAGATCGTGGCCGGCCTCGAGGAGGGACAGCAGGTGATCGGCCCATGA
- a CDS encoding ABC transporter substrate-binding protein: MRKPLLNLRTMLAAGLLPALLTACTMPAGGGKAGGDAEWRPMDKEENVELKVAYFDQQSFLTLYGNLFRTKYPNVEFEVVPLSSVYGAPDPVEAMRELIEREQPDVLLLSEEQYGAFASEGLLYDLGPAIERDRFDLDNMHPGVIELLKGRGNGSLYGLAPESNSMVLYYNKDLFDRHGVPHPTDRMTWEELLALAEQFPSAGEGFERSYGLFQSGAGRTAFDLIRSIGEAKGLLVADADNARMTIAGEEWRSVFASVADRYRSGAVSMPPEPKPDGAAAPPNMMVVSPETMNFASGLSAMALDSAMGLGLLGAGGGFAVSSNDGTRPGAFDWDLVTVPVDASQPDATGGMTLPNVFAVNANSQHTAAAWELVKYINGEEAASMNAPNSPMLSSRPAFKREVEGKRLDAFYALAPNPTLLHQRLPSSFDKAFALAADREIRRIVRGEIGVDEALAALEAEGQTLLEQALGGE; this comes from the coding sequence ATGAGGAAACCATTGTTGAACTTGCGAACGATGCTGGCGGCGGGGCTGCTGCCGGCGCTGCTGACGGCGTGCACGATGCCCGCAGGCGGCGGGAAGGCCGGGGGCGATGCGGAGTGGCGGCCGATGGACAAAGAGGAGAACGTCGAGCTGAAAGTGGCGTACTTCGACCAACAGTCGTTCCTGACGCTGTACGGGAACCTGTTCCGAACGAAATACCCGAACGTCGAATTCGAGGTCGTGCCGCTCTCGAGCGTGTACGGCGCGCCGGACCCGGTGGAGGCGATGCGGGAGCTGATCGAGAGGGAGCAGCCGGACGTCCTGCTGTTGTCGGAGGAGCAGTACGGCGCGTTCGCTTCCGAGGGGCTGCTGTACGACCTCGGGCCCGCGATCGAGCGCGACCGGTTCGACCTGGACAACATGCACCCCGGCGTCATCGAGCTGCTGAAGGGCCGGGGCAACGGAAGTTTGTACGGTCTTGCGCCGGAGTCTAACAGCATGGTGCTTTATTACAATAAAGACTTGTTCGACCGGCACGGTGTGCCGCACCCGACGGACCGGATGACGTGGGAGGAGCTGCTGGCGCTCGCGGAGCAGTTTCCGTCCGCCGGGGAAGGGTTCGAGCGAAGCTACGGCTTGTTCCAAAGCGGCGCCGGCCGAACGGCGTTCGACCTGATCCGGTCCATCGGGGAGGCGAAAGGGCTGCTCGTCGCGGACGCGGACAACGCTCGGATGACGATCGCCGGCGAGGAGTGGCGCAGCGTGTTCGCCTCCGTCGCCGACCGGTACCGCTCCGGCGCCGTGTCGATGCCGCCGGAGCCGAAGCCGGACGGCGCGGCCGCGCCGCCGAACATGATGGTCGTCTCGCCGGAGACGATGAACTTCGCGAGCGGCCTCTCCGCGATGGCGCTCGACAGCGCGATGGGGCTGGGGCTGCTGGGCGCGGGCGGAGGATTCGCCGTGTCGTCGAACGACGGCACTAGACCGGGCGCGTTCGATTGGGACCTCGTCACGGTGCCGGTCGACGCTTCGCAGCCGGACGCGACCGGCGGCATGACGCTGCCGAACGTGTTTGCCGTGAACGCGAATTCGCAGCACACGGCGGCCGCATGGGAGCTGGTCAAGTATATCAACGGCGAAGAGGCCGCCTCGATGAACGCCCCGAACAGCCCGATGCTCAGCTCGCGCCCGGCCTTCAAGCGGGAGGTCGAGGGCAAACGTCTCGACGCGTTCTACGCGCTGGCGCCGAACCCGACGCTGCTGCATCAGCGGCTGCCGTCCTCGTTCGACAAGGCGTTCGCCCTGGCGGCGGACCGCGAAATTCGCCGGATCGTCCGCGGGGAGATCGGCGTGGACGAAGCGCTCGCGGCGCTGGAGGCGGAAGGGCAGACGCTGCTCGAACAAGCGCTGGGCGGAGAATAA
- a CDS encoding FMN-dependent NADH-azoreductase, protein MARLLYITANPKAEEQSYCLSVGRAFLDEYRSANPEDDIVELDLYQTHIPHIDTDVFNGWGKLQQGKAFDELSAEEKAKVARINELTDQFIAADRYVFVTPLWNFSFPPIVKAYIDTICIAGKTFKYTAEGPVGLLQGKRAIHIQARGGVYSEGPAKEMEFGDRYLRTIFGFIGIQDVQSVIVEGMAQMADQAQAIKERAIANAKEAARSFAAAPVRA, encoded by the coding sequence ATGGCTAGACTACTGTACATTACAGCGAACCCGAAAGCCGAAGAGCAATCGTACTGTCTGTCCGTCGGAAGAGCGTTCCTCGACGAATACCGGAGCGCGAACCCGGAGGACGACATCGTCGAATTGGACCTGTACCAAACGCACATCCCGCACATCGACACCGACGTGTTCAACGGATGGGGCAAGCTGCAGCAGGGCAAGGCGTTCGACGAGCTGTCGGCGGAGGAAAAAGCGAAGGTGGCGCGCATTAACGAATTGACCGACCAATTCATTGCGGCGGACAGATACGTCTTCGTGACGCCGCTGTGGAACTTCAGCTTCCCGCCGATCGTGAAGGCGTACATCGACACGATCTGCATCGCCGGCAAAACGTTCAAGTATACCGCCGAGGGGCCGGTCGGGCTGCTGCAGGGGAAACGGGCGATCCATATTCAAGCCCGCGGCGGCGTCTACTCCGAAGGCCCGGCGAAGGAAATGGAATTCGGGGATCGTTATCTTCGGACGATTTTCGGCTTTATCGGCATCCAAGACGTCCAGTCCGTCATCGTCGAAGGCATGGCCCAAATGGCCGATCAAGCCCAAGCGATCAAAGAGCGGGCGATCGCGAACGCCAAAGAGGCGGCGCGCAGCTTCGCGGCCGCTCCGGTTCGCGCGTAA
- a CDS encoding hemerythrin domain-containing protein, with the protein MYQRFDLLAPVHKGLRHALGGLVFQAGSLNVNNDGELRRFAEEFADIVDILESHSRDEDAHVHHLYERFAPETAAKLEAEHETLEAELGELQGLLDKALRAPEERGPTWYILQRKLTRFTTAYFSHLEREEGEAAEALWANLDDAQLKEVSVRIRSSIPPATMMIFLRYMLPALTFNERYDMLSGMKRFAPPEAYQAVRELAERRLRPEDWAELAAALDTVEQGA; encoded by the coding sequence ATGTACCAACGATTCGATCTGTTAGCTCCGGTGCACAAAGGGCTGCGGCACGCGCTCGGCGGACTTGTTTTCCAAGCGGGTTCCCTGAATGTAAACAACGACGGCGAGCTGAGACGGTTCGCGGAGGAATTCGCCGACATCGTCGACATCCTCGAATCCCATTCCCGCGACGAGGACGCGCACGTCCATCACCTGTACGAGCGATTCGCGCCGGAGACGGCCGCCAAGCTCGAAGCGGAGCACGAAACGCTGGAGGCGGAGCTGGGCGAGCTGCAAGGCTTGCTGGACAAAGCGCTGCGCGCCCCCGAAGAGCGGGGCCCGACGTGGTATATCCTGCAGCGCAAGCTGACCCGATTTACGACGGCCTATTTCTCCCACTTGGAACGCGAGGAGGGGGAAGCGGCGGAGGCGTTATGGGCTAATCTGGACGACGCCCAGCTGAAGGAGGTGTCCGTCCGCATCCGCTCGTCGATTCCGCCGGCGACGATGATGATTTTCCTGCGCTATATGCTGCCGGCGCTTACCTTCAACGAACGGTACGACATGCTGAGCGGCATGAAGCGGTTCGCGCCGCCGGAGGCGTACCAAGCGGTGCGCGAGCTGGCGGAGCGGCGGCTTCGTCCGGAGGATTGGGCGGAGCTCGCCGCCGCCTTGGACACGGTCGAGCAAGGGGCGTAA
- a CDS encoding DUF1641 domain-containing protein, producing MEASVASKEQVAAKSAVQPEVLEQLLKPEVQEALTALIDNLPKLAEMTAQLTKAYDFAQKIVTDRVLIQDTLGGIQEVLKPVEESVKYYASAAIEAQDRAEKSQETIGLFGMLKMLKDPEVQKLLRISQAYLDILGERKRQG from the coding sequence ATGGAAGCGAGTGTAGCAAGCAAAGAGCAAGTCGCGGCGAAGTCCGCGGTTCAGCCGGAGGTGCTGGAGCAGCTCCTGAAGCCGGAAGTGCAGGAGGCGCTGACGGCGCTCATCGACAATTTGCCGAAGCTGGCGGAAATGACGGCGCAGCTGACCAAAGCGTATGATTTCGCGCAAAAGATCGTCACCGACCGCGTTCTCATTCAAGATACGCTCGGCGGCATTCAAGAGGTGCTGAAGCCGGTCGAAGAATCGGTGAAATATTACGCGTCCGCCGCTATCGAGGCGCAGGACCGCGCGGAAAAGAGCCAAGAAACGATCGGCCTGTTCGGCATGCTCAAAATGCTGAAAGATCCGGAAGTGCAAAAGCTGCTTCGCATAAGCCAAGCGTACCTCGACATTCTCGGCGAAAGAAAACGACAAGGGTAA
- a CDS encoding ABC transporter ATP-binding protein — MIRCEGLVKIYKAEDVEVAALQGLDLSVDEGELTAIVGSSGSGKSTLLNILGGLDRPSAGKAVVGEWDLTKLDDKRRIEYKRSAVGFVWQQPARNLLPYLTALQNVELPMALVGRPNRAYALELLDRVGMAHRRHHRLAEMSGGEQQRVAVAIALANRPRLLLADEPTGALDSANAQRVLETFRRLHRETRCTILIVTHDRATAESVDRIVEIRDGMTSAEWLKRKETGAEEAARPHARYAALDRAGRLQIPRAMLEEMRVADKVALRFDGRAVIVEPPGEEEPA; from the coding sequence ATGATCCGCTGCGAAGGCTTGGTGAAAATCTACAAGGCGGAGGACGTCGAGGTCGCGGCGCTGCAAGGGCTCGACCTGTCGGTCGACGAGGGCGAGCTGACGGCGATCGTCGGCAGCAGCGGCAGCGGCAAATCGACGCTGCTCAACATCTTAGGGGGCCTTGACCGGCCGTCGGCGGGGAAAGCGGTCGTGGGCGAATGGGATTTGACGAAGCTGGACGACAAGCGGCGCATCGAATATAAGCGCAGCGCGGTCGGCTTCGTGTGGCAGCAGCCCGCGCGGAACTTGCTGCCGTATTTGACGGCGCTGCAGAACGTCGAGCTGCCGATGGCGCTCGTCGGCCGGCCGAACCGCGCATACGCGCTCGAGCTGCTGGACCGCGTCGGCATGGCGCACCGCAGACACCATCGGCTCGCGGAGATGAGCGGCGGCGAGCAGCAGCGGGTCGCCGTCGCGATCGCGCTCGCCAACCGCCCGCGGCTGCTGCTCGCCGACGAGCCGACGGGGGCGCTCGATTCGGCGAACGCGCAGCGGGTGCTCGAGACGTTCCGCCGGCTGCATCGGGAGACGCGATGCACGATCCTGATCGTCACGCACGACCGAGCGACGGCGGAGAGCGTCGACCGCATCGTGGAAATCCGCGACGGCATGACGAGCGCTGAATGGCTGAAGCGCAAGGAGACCGGCGCGGAGGAGGCAGCGCGGCCGCATGCGCGCTACGCGGCGCTGGACCGGGCGGGGCGGCTGCAAATTCCGAGAGCGATGCTGGAGGAGATGCGGGTCGCGGACAAAGTCGCACTCCGGTTCGACGGCCGCGCAGTCATCGTCGAGCCGCCGGGCGAAGAAGAGCCGGCTTGA
- a CDS encoding ABC transporter ATP-binding protein: protein MDADIVLRGERIGKTVVARGRRLDILKQITLTLRRGEIALLKGRSGSGKTTLLNVLGGLDEPTEGRVWFGSAELYRLPEQRRTLLRRDQIHLVFQTYALLPQLTAQENVELALRLAGVPPKARAERAEDALRRAGLYARRGHRPAQLSGGERQRTALARSLAVRPAVLLADEPTSALDSAASRRVMEWMRSAAKEDGIAVCLTSHDAAIWEVADVVYELEDGRLV, encoded by the coding sequence GTGGATGCGGATATCGTCCTGCGGGGGGAGCGGATCGGCAAAACGGTCGTCGCCCGGGGGAGGCGGCTGGACATTCTGAAGCAGATCACGCTGACGCTGCGAAGAGGCGAGATCGCGCTGCTGAAAGGGCGTTCCGGTTCGGGGAAAACGACGCTGCTCAACGTGCTGGGCGGGCTCGACGAGCCGACGGAGGGACGGGTGTGGTTCGGCTCCGCGGAGCTGTACCGGCTGCCGGAGCAACGGCGTACGCTGCTGCGGCGCGACCAGATTCATCTCGTGTTCCAGACGTACGCGCTGCTTCCGCAGCTGACGGCGCAGGAGAACGTGGAGCTGGCGCTCCGCCTCGCCGGCGTGCCGCCGAAGGCGCGGGCGGAGCGCGCGGAGGACGCGCTGCGGCGCGCCGGACTGTACGCGCGGCGCGGCCATCGCCCCGCTCAGCTGTCCGGCGGGGAGCGGCAGCGGACGGCGCTCGCGCGGTCGCTCGCGGTGCGCCCTGCGGTGCTGCTCGCCGACGAGCCGACGTCGGCGCTCGATTCCGCCGCGTCCCGCCGCGTGATGGAGTGGATGCGCAGCGCCGCGAAGGAGGACGGCATCGCGGTTTGTTTGACGTCGCACGACGCGGCGATATGGGAGGTGGCCGACGTTGTTTACGAATTGGAGGACGGGCGGCTGGTCTAA
- a CDS encoding acyltransferase: protein MNKENIEEITLLRALAFLAIATQHTIGEFIYRPDIHQPDAVMLAMLFHMTRFGTPAFVFMAGALLFYRASEGRSYGSFLSKRAGDILVPFLAWTAIYWATAMMYAGRSLAEPAAWLDLARQLIEPTYGYHLWFILMIFQFYLLFPLLRKAAEPLRRFATRRPGREAVRTAWLLTAAGALYLALVYYSYWHAGAFAAAVGGAWEWAMAHRTMWFVFYFFYFLLGAVCAMALHRFREAAVSLLPVSLFAFAACYIWAGYALLDASMETMKLGASTYLRPVIFLLALSQLAAGFGVTVLVVRRGGWLKRALLAVGRLSFGAFLAHPLVLTGVAFLTRPLDLGGYHLPVAVASSAVVAAGALLIARLAGRLPFGWLLVGAQGRRRPRRGAAGVPAANGGTSAGM, encoded by the coding sequence ATGAATAAAGAGAACATCGAAGAAATTACATTGCTGCGCGCCTTGGCGTTTCTCGCCATCGCGACGCAGCACACCATCGGGGAATTTATTTACCGGCCGGATATTCACCAGCCGGACGCGGTGATGCTGGCGATGCTGTTCCACATGACGCGGTTCGGCACGCCGGCATTCGTCTTTATGGCGGGCGCGCTGTTGTTTTACCGCGCTTCGGAAGGGCGGTCCTACGGATCGTTCTTGAGCAAGCGGGCCGGCGACATTCTCGTGCCGTTCCTCGCCTGGACGGCGATTTACTGGGCGACGGCGATGATGTACGCCGGACGTTCGCTCGCGGAGCCCGCGGCCTGGCTCGACCTCGCCCGGCAGCTGATCGAGCCGACGTACGGGTATCATTTGTGGTTTATATTGATGATTTTCCAATTTTATTTGCTGTTCCCGCTGCTGCGGAAGGCGGCCGAGCCGCTCCGCCGCTTCGCGACGCGCCGGCCGGGCCGCGAGGCCGTTCGGACGGCGTGGCTGCTGACGGCGGCCGGGGCGCTTTATTTGGCGCTCGTGTATTATTCGTATTGGCATGCCGGCGCCTTCGCCGCCGCGGTCGGCGGCGCGTGGGAGTGGGCGATGGCTCATCGAACGATGTGGTTTGTGTTCTATTTCTTTTATTTTCTGCTCGGGGCGGTGTGCGCGATGGCGCTGCATCGGTTCCGCGAAGCGGCCGTGAGCCTGCTGCCGGTCAGTCTGTTCGCGTTCGCGGCATGTTACATTTGGGCCGGCTATGCGCTGCTCGACGCGTCGATGGAGACGATGAAGCTCGGCGCCTCCACCTATTTGCGCCCGGTCATTTTCCTGCTGGCGCTCTCCCAGCTCGCGGCAGGGTTCGGCGTGACGGTGCTCGTCGTCCGTCGGGGCGGATGGCTGAAGCGCGCGCTGCTCGCCGTCGGCCGCCTCAGCTTCGGGGCGTTCCTCGCGCATCCGCTCGTGCTGACGGGGGTCGCGTTCTTGACGCGGCCGCTGGATCTGGGAGGCTACCATTTGCCGGTCGCCGTCGCGTCGTCCGCGGTCGTCGCCGCCGGGGCGCTGCTGATCGCGCGGCTCGCCGGGCGGCTGCCGTTCGGGTGGCTGCTCGTCGGCGCGCAAGGCCGGCGCCGTCCTCGCCGCGGCGCGGCCGGCGTGCCCGCCGCGAACGGAGGGACGTCCGCAGGCATGTGA